Part of the Chrysemys picta bellii isolate R12L10 unplaced genomic scaffold, ASM1138683v2 scaf908, whole genome shotgun sequence genome is shown below.
ACTCTGTCAGAATGGATTTGTAAAACCACTGCCATAatctcctcccaaaccccacttgtACTATGAAATGAGCCAAATAGTAAAGGCAAGGTTAAAGAACAGTTGGGGATTTGATGTTTATGTGGGTGAGGGATAACTGTACGTTTTATCTCCCTACCTATCCCCAGCACTTCATTTGTTGCTTATCTTAAATTGTAATCTCTGGGGCAGGTGCTTTCTTCCTTTAGGATGGACTGTCGGCACTATCCTATAGCTGTAGTTTTTTCAGAGGCCAGGCTTGCAAGGATGGCAAATAATTTGTCATCTTTAGGGGAACATCACGGACAAGTTTTCACTCCTACTTCTCTTTTACATTTTAAAGACTGTTCGCTAGGAAACTCTTTAGAAATAAAAGCAGAGATTCTTTTATTTCTAGGGCCCTCAAATTGGATGGGTGAGGAAGGCTTCCCAGACCCTTGCAGGCCTGCTCTGGTTGCACTGCCTATTGTCTATTGCTAGATATTGGGAAAGTGAAATAGATGAGCAATTTGTTCGCTCTCTTTATTATTTAGGTATACAAGGGATCAGAGACTTCATTCCGTTTCACAAACTTTCAGACAAACTGTGAATATCGGTTCAGAGTCTGTGCTGGACGCCAGTATCAAGATTCTACTGGATTGCAAGAACTGTATGGACCTTACAGTCCCAGTACAGTATTCTCATCTCAAAAACAAGAGTTGGTTCCACAGTGTACTGATTCTACAGCTAAATTTGCAAAGATTAAGAAGACGTTAAGTGACGAGCAGTTTGCTTTTGTTCTTCTTGTGGGGTTTGCAATGGTtgctattttgtttgcttttgttattCAGTACTTTGTAATCAAGTAGATTGGTTTTGTTTAAAGCCTAGTCGTTATTCAGCTTTTTATGACCGTTATTCTGGGTATTTATGTTGGTTAATTCTAAATAATATCCTAGCTGGAAATGATTGTATAAGTGACACACACATTTCCATCTTTGCTGCTGACTGACATTCAGACTGCGTTGGCAGAACCTTTCTAAGTAAAGAACACACAACTGCAATAGAAAGGGTAATCCTGGGTCCTCCGTAATCAGGGTTAGGTATTAATAAAACAGCAaaaaactgccccccccccgcccccccccccccccccccccccccccccccccccagtctttcTCAATATCAAAGCCTAGGCCCTTTGGCCAGTTAGAGAAAAGGCTTTATATAAAGTCTTATGAAGCACAACTAGGCAAGTGGTAGTGGATCAgcaattttttaatcaagtaTTGTTATAGTTTGGTATACATGAAATACAGCAGCAAAAATGCTTGAGCTTAGAACAGTACTGTACTGCAGAACATTGCTAGAGCAAACCACATTTAATATACtgtagaagaaaaacaaaatacgATATTACTACTTTACAGTTATTTTAATGTTTGGGGTTCAGTAATTAATATTTCAAGTGTTAAAGTACAGGTGCCAGCATTTttagaattttaattaaaaatgctaGAGGGATGTAGTGTACAAACAGAGTGATTGCATTTGTATGTAATATTGCAAATTAGTCCTCTTTTGTACTTTACATTTCTGAATTAAATGCTTTCAGCAGTTGGTAAATAACTGTTGGCCCAATccacattttcattctcagtgccTGAGAGAACAGTAATTTCCTGTGCGTCTGATTAAATCTTTTCAGCATTTTCAGAGAAGGCACAGATTTGTCTTTAAGGAGAGAGAGTGCATTTATGATAAATGTTTCACTATTGGCTCAAACTGAGCAAATGTTTTTGTACTATTCTTaacctaaaaataaaaaagttcaaACTGCTTTTGGATGCTCTTCTATCCTTATCTGAATTATCAAACTATACATGAAATATTTTTAGGTAACATTTATacaatgttttaaattaattgcTATCACAATGGTGGCAGTTCACATTCCATTGTGGTGGTGGTGAGAATTTTCAGTTTGCTATGAAACTTTTCCAAAACTTGTCATGCATGTCTGACTGTGTTTTGAGGAATATTTTTGGTGGATACTATGCACTACATATGACTGTTCCTTGTCAAACATATTCTTTAGATATCTGAAGATAAGTCTGACAGCTATTTTCTTTACATCaactgttttgaaagctggaagCCACAAATTTAGACATTTTGTTTCCGAATGGGTCATCTTAATTATTTTGGCATTAAAAGAACATGCCATAGAGTTACAGATTTAACATATTTTGCAAATGCTACAGCTACATTTCATGTACATCGGGGCAGTGCACTTGCATGTGGGATAGTACTGTTGAGTACAGGCTAATTCTTTCAAAGAATAAAACCTCTTAAGGATGTTTCTCCTATGGCTGTTAATAAGTTAGTTTGAGGCATTTTGTTGCATTTCAAATGTGGAAATCCTTAATTATGACATAGTATCAGTTAATATTCTTAAAAGCAGATCTATGGTGCAATCTGAAATTAACCTTTTCAAAAATATACTCTTCATTTTGTACtctatttattttgattaaaaaatcctGGAAAATGTATGTTTGAATGTATTGTTCTACTTGTAGCAGAACTTTAAGTTAATCATTTATATCATGGAAGTCTCTTCAGTGTTGGAAAGAGTTTTATACAGATATTAGTGTCTTTAGTTTGCCGAAGTTTACAAATATGCcttctttatttcctttcatattttACTTTTAGAAAACAATAGACTGCCTTCAGCAAATTTATTTTGCCAAAGGATTTTTTCTTTAACTCTTAGACAGAGCAAATCATTTAGTGAGTTATTTGGCAATAGCATTtctgacatatttttaaaataataaagtagGCTTTCAGAATAAATATTAACCAAAATCATGACTTcctagaaaattaaaataaaatgcttctGAATTGCCACAAAATGTTCATATTTCCAGGAAATATACTGGAAAGTATAGTGTAATGTAGATTTTATATTGACTGTTATACATTCCAGATTGATGTACCCTAGAGGCATTAACATATTAGATATCTTCATTTTTTTTGCATTGTAATTTTGAGATATTTCAAACTTATGTTAAAGCTGCCATGCATTGTATTACTAAATTGTAACTATGAAAtagttaatatatttaatacagcCAATAAAAAATACAAGTTTTCAAATTTGATTATATATATTTGTGTATTTAATTTGTGAATAAGAAAATAACTTCCTTCTGGAGCAATCCGATCATCTGTGTAGTATGTAGTTTAGGATGAAGGAAACCGCAACATGGAATTAAGTTGCTTTGTAGCATCAATGGGCTATATCATCTTAAACGTACAGGTGAGAAAGGTGCTCAGGAAGTTCCGAGGTGAAACTTGTGCAGTTCCAAAGGTGATATCTCCATGTGGGAGGAGGTTTGTGGAGGGGATGTAGTTCTCCCACAGCACAGATTTCCCAAGTTCCATAGGCAACTACCAGTCCTTCTGTGCCCTCCTCTATTGGGGATTGTGCTGTCATttgttcccctccccacctccagtgCAGTGGAAAGAGCGGGACTCCAGTAGTTAATTCCAATGGGGTCGTCCAGGGAATCACCTAAAGGAAACTCACTGAAATTGTGTAGATCAACTgttccctggctctgcccagccACGATATGTCCAGGAAGGGAGATGGGATTATACCAGATTGGCTCACTTCCTTTCCCTCAAACTGTTTGGCACAATTGCAATGGAATTTCCACTGCTTTGATTTCACAGTGCTCCATCCAGTGGAGAATATATCCTATTATTCCTTATAGAATTAACCTCCCCACCCCTTTTTCCTATGCAAGATTACAGGCAATACATTAAGGGCAAAACATAAATCTTACAATCTACTAATGAAATGAGTGAACTTGGTGATGCTGTTCTGTTTGCTATAAGCTGATGGATTCCATCCTTTGGAACCACTGTGTACTATTCTTTATAACTCCGTTTCTAGTTATTCAGATGAGAAGCAGCATGAATGACTAAAAGTAGTGATTGAAAAAGGTCTCATTGAGATCAACATTTtgaaaaggaaagcagcattgaGTGATGTGATATAGCACCGCTCTGGTGGTGTGTGAAGTGATGTGTGGCAAGTTGTTATGCTCTGTCAGAACAACACAAACAATTTCTCATGAAATGGTGACAGAGCAACAAAGGCAGTATTGCTTGACTGCTTGGTCATAAACTTGATTTCCACCAGGGAAAATTAAGCTTGAAATAAACTCCATCCTCTCTCTACCCATCGAAATCCTTTGCCTTTAATGCAAGTGCAGTAATCTGGCTGTCCAAACAATATAATTTCATTAACCCCCCTTGAGGATGGCCTTGAGGTTAAGGAACTGGCATGAGAGTTGGGTTCCATCCCTGTGTGTCACAAACTTCTTGTGGAAGTTGAGCAAGTAACTtgctctgcctctccctcccttctccagTCTGCAGCTTACTTTTTTGCTTCCCTTTGTAACGGACATGCAGCTTTCACAATTGTAACAtcttaatatttttctttcccttccctttaAGGTTTGCCCagttattaaatatattaaaatgaagAGAACAAAGGTAGATTCATTCGATCCAGCTTGTCTGTTTTGATTAGTTTTCATACATCAAACAAATGCTAAGAACTTGAATGAGGACGTTGAATAGATTCTGTATCAACCATAACCAAAAGCTGTGATCTTGTAGGGTTTAGGACAAATCCACTAGCGGATGACCGTTTTGTGGCTAGTTGGAACGGCATAGACACACATTGCAAGGCAATTGACTGAAGCCATTGGCACTCAAGGGTGAGTCATTATTGGCTTCTGCATATAGTTTTGACTTGATCCTGACACTGCTAAAATTTTATAAACATTGCAGGAAATACTAGTGGCATCACCCTGAAGCAGAAGGAGTGACCCTGGTTAATGGAGAATTTTGTGCGCACAGATGGAAGCAGCAAGCTTTTTCCATCCCGAGAGTGATTAAAATCCCCCCTTCACCTACAACATGCACCAGTGCCCTGGCTTGATATTAACATATAGTTCACAAGCATAGTGGACAGCTATAGTTTAGCTGTACAGGACACTATTTGTCAGTGCTGCGCCGTTTACATGACAGAACTGACTTCTGTACCTTCAAAAGAAGTCCTTTCGCTCCTTGTCAAGTTTCTGGATTGCCAGACTTGACTGTAGTTCAGAATTTTGCTCGTTGCTTTTCTGTATTTTTGTGACATGACATTGTAAAGTATTGGGTTTATAGATGCTCCAAGGTAAAAGAGAAGCATGGCGATGAGATTGAAGTACTGAGTGATGTCATACAGGATGGTTGTGGTCTGGGCAAAGAGGATTCGGCCGATGTGGAATGGTAGCCAACACAGCACGAAGGCCAGGACTACTACTGCTAAAAAGGAAAGGAATATATTTTAGTACAGTCATTTTGAAGCACTGTTTGTTCTGTCTCTTCAAACTACATTGTGGCTGAAACCTCAGACTACTACATTAATATGTACCGTAACATGCTACCACCTGACTTGTGCAGCCATTTTTGCTTCATGTTGGCAGGTAGATATAAGCACTGGGGATTTGTTTGGCTGCTGCAGTGTTGTGTCCAGGGTTCAAATAAAAGACCCTTTAAATGTATGTAGTACAGTAACAAGAAAGGAACAAAACCAGGCTAGGTTTCAGAAGCATTGGTACTTCAGCGTTGTTTCTTGCTGTTAAATTGTTATCCTGAAATCTACCTCAGTCATGATGATAAAGGATCTGTGAACAGACTGAGGCCAGGGCCATCAATGCTTTTACCTCCACTGCGAGCACAGACAGTTGGTACCTGCACCCACTGAATTTTGCTGACAGCAACAAGCAATGGGTATTTTGCTCATCTGAGATGAGCGAACAGGCTCAGTGAAGCTTTAAATGTTGTTGACCCAAATAAATCCTTTGTTTTATCAAATTGTGATGACTGCTATCTTAGTTGTGACACGGGATTGAACCAGAGACCTTCAGAGCTAAAAGGATGAGTCACTACAGCTGGAACTAAAGTAGGAAATGCTGCTGTGGTttcagactagggtgaccagatgtcccgaatttatagggacagtcctgatttttgggtctttcttatataggctcctattacccccaccccctgtcccgatttttcacatttgctgtctggtcaccctagttctgacTCCTagcccctgttcctgagccacAGAGGATCACACACCACATGCTGACCAGTGGGTTCTATAATGAGTCTACTAAAATGTTAAACATGATTTAAGCGGAAATAAAGCCAATGTTTAACTAGGCCTGGACACATGATTTTGTTCAGATTGTGGCCCAAAGTTTAATTGCTAAAACACATGAAACTTTCTGTGGGAGAAGTGAGAGTGGCTGGCTTGAAAAACTACTTGTCAGACCATGACTGCTAAGTGCAGGCCCCTCTTGACACACACAAATCAAACTTGATcagatttgctttaaaaaaaaaaaaaaaaaaaagtcacagcaaCATGATACATTTCTTTTTGCTGCTATTCTGACTTTGCATCAGTCCAGAGCAAGCTATGAGTTTAACTGTGCACACGACCAACCTACACACAATTCAAATTGGGGCCCTGTATCTCCGTAAAACCCATGAACGTGACTAAATGAAGTAAAATGTACTAACCTTCAATCTGTAAAGGCCCTTCCTTGCCTTTTCTGTCTCACCTCCCTCTTTCCACCTTTTCTTTGTGTCTGGCCTATTGTGATATAAAATGTAGCTGTTTAGCCTGGTTTCAAGCCAGATCCTTACCTAGCATTTTGACAGTTTGTTTGTGGTACTTTTCTCTGCTTGCGGCCTGAGGTCCTCTCAGCTTGTGCCTGGTTCGCCAAAGCTTTCCACAGATGAGTCCATAGAGCAGAGTCAGGCAAAGCACTGGTAGGAAAAAATAAATGGTTGAAACCCAAGTCATTGTTTCTAAAAGTCCTGTGCGGGCTGAGCGTTCTATGTAATTGCACTCCTTGGCTTCATCAGGCAGGCTTCCATTGCGGTGTTCCACACCAAACAGGAACAGAATTGGGCTGGCAGTCAGGAGAGCCCACACCCATAAAGAAAGGATGATCCTTTTCACCCTGCATTTAGTGATTGTCGTTTTGGCTTTCAAAGGAAAGCATATTGCAAAATACCGCTCGACACTCAAAGTGGTGATGTGCAAGATGGTGCAGTACGTGCAGGTTTCACtgagataaaataaaaatttgcAGAGAAAATCCCCAAATATGTATGGTTTGTATTTCCAAATCCTGTACAAATCAGAAGGCAGACCAAGGAAAATCAGAATGTCAGACAACGCCATGCTGGATAAATACATGTTAACTGTAGTTCTCATTTCCTTGTATCTTTTGAAAATTAATAGTGTTAGCAAATTCCCAGTGATACCCAAGAAAAACATGATGCTGGAAATTATAGTCACAGGCACCAGGACATGAATGTCAAATAAAGAAAAAGACTG
Proteins encoded:
- the LOC101941151 gene encoding growth hormone secretagogue receptor type 1-like, with product MFFLGITGNLLTLLIFKRYKEMRTTVNMYLSSMALSDILIFLGLPSDLYRIWKYKPYIFGDFLCKFLFYLSETCTYCTILHITTLSVERYFAICFPLKAKTTITKCRVKRIILSLWVWALLTASPILFLFGVEHRNGSLPDEAKECNYIERSARTGLLETMTWVSTIYFFLPVLCLTLLYGLICGKLWRTRHKLRGPQAASREKYHKQTVKMLAVVVLAFVLCWLPFHIGRILFAQTTTILYDITQYFNLIAMLLFYLGASINPILYNVMSQKYRKATSKILNYSQVWQSRNLTRSERTSFEGTEVSSVM